One bacterium DNA window includes the following coding sequences:
- a CDS encoding DUF1015 domain-containing protein, with protein sequence MAGVFPFKGEVYNKEKVDIAFCVTPPYDVISEKEQIEYYKKSPYNIIRLILSKEENRYEKAKEVLALWRRDNIFIEEEKEHFYLYEQEWEIFGERGKFQGIIASIELEDYSSGIILPHERILKKPKVDRLKLLQACNTNFSPIFLIFSDNGRVKSLIKPSNPPFIEFEYKNGLFCRLFRTKNEKSIQEEFQGKKLFIADGHHRYDTALTYFKETDDEKKKRAMALISSIEYGGFKILPAHRIIKRMPDMEKIRHYFNVEEVSKEGILPCLSERKEIGVFGVCGRDTSFIITLKDKGLLSKIKEELRMLDVSILHILLFDGKINESEIEYTIDRDLVFNRAMNGDYGFFLRPTDISDVLKIASSRNRMPGKATYFYPKPFCGLVIHPLK encoded by the coding sequence ATGGCAGGAGTTTTTCCATTTAAGGGAGAGGTTTATAATAAAGAAAAGGTTGATATAGCCTTTTGTGTTACACCACCCTATGATGTTATATCAGAAAAAGAGCAAATAGAATATTACAAAAAAAGCCCTTATAACATAATCAGGCTTATCCTTTCAAAAGAAGAAAACAGATACGAAAAGGCAAAGGAGGTGCTTGCTTTATGGAGAAGGGATAATATCTTTATTGAAGAGGAAAAAGAACATTTTTATCTTTATGAACAGGAATGGGAGATATTCGGAGAGAGGGGAAAATTTCAAGGCATTATTGCCTCAATTGAGCTTGAGGATTATTCATCTGGTATTATCCTACCACATGAGAGGATATTAAAAAAACCAAAGGTAGATAGGCTAAAATTGCTTCAAGCCTGCAATACAAACTTTTCTCCCATATTCCTTATATTCTCTGATAATGGAAGGGTAAAATCCCTTATAAAACCTAGCAATCCTCCCTTTATTGAATTTGAGTATAAAAATGGATTGTTTTGTAGATTATTTAGGACAAAGAATGAAAAATCTATTCAAGAGGAATTCCAAGGAAAAAAGCTATTTATTGCAGATGGTCATCATAGATATGACACAGCCCTTACATACTTTAAGGAAACAGACGATGAAAAAAAGAAAAGGGCAATGGCACTTATCTCTAGCATAGAATACGGTGGTTTTAAAATCCTTCCTGCCCATAGGATAATTAAACGAATGCCTGATATGGAAAAAATAAGGCATTATTTTAATGTAGAGGAGGTCTCCAAAGAGGGGATTTTGCCTTGTTTGTCAGAAAGGAAGGAGATTGGGGTATTCGGGGTTTGCGGAAGGGATACTAGCTTTATTATAACCCTTAAGGACAAAGGTCTATTAAGTAAAATTAAGGAAGAATTAAGAATGCTTGATGTTTCTATCCTCCATATATTATTATTTGATGGAAAGATAAACGAAAGCGAAATTGAATATACAATAGATAGAGATTTAGTATTTAATAGGGCTATGAATGGTGATTATGGATTCTTTTTAAGGCCAACAGACATTTCTGATGTTCTTAAAATAGCATCCTCTAGAAATAGGATGCCTGGCAAGGCAACATATTTTTATCCAAAGCCATTTTGTGGCTTGGTTATTCATCCACTAAAATGA
- a CDS encoding divergent polysaccharide deacetylase family protein codes for MKKKKEKDYSLILFLMLIFCLLGWIFSILYIERSNQRLIRKIDKLSNRLLSIEEKLGKGLPEPKISKVIEKEKKIEVVEKEETIPLKPILPGTSCKIAIILDDGGYSLSKDAISLIKEGYPITVSVIPHLSVSKETAEIVHNNGGEVMLHLPMEAINGKKHEKEISEKMSADEIKRITKEAIEAIPYCVGVNNHRGSKATANKEIMESVLSVVKEKNLYFVDSLTTSKSIAYKLARNMGIPSGKREIFIDNDDNTDCVISYLDKLINVARKNGSAIGIGHITKHSTISVLKNELPNFEKNGIELVPVSALLKQNSHFPLPYNRN; via the coding sequence ATGAAGAAAAAGAAGGAAAAGGATTATTCCCTAATTCTTTTTTTAATGCTCATTTTTTGCCTTTTGGGTTGGATATTTTCCATTCTTTATATTGAGAGGTCAAATCAAAGGCTCATTAGAAAGATAGATAAATTATCCAACAGGCTTTTATCCATTGAGGAAAAATTGGGAAAAGGATTGCCAGAACCTAAAATTAGTAAGGTTATTGAGAAAGAAAAGAAAATAGAGGTAGTTGAAAAAGAAGAAACAATACCTTTAAAACCCATTTTACCCGGCACTTCTTGTAAAATAGCCATAATCCTTGATGATGGAGGTTATTCCCTTTCAAAAGATGCCATTTCTTTGATAAAAGAGGGCTATCCCATAACGGTATCTGTTATACCACACCTTTCAGTTTCAAAGGAGACGGCAGAGATTGTTCATAATAACGGCGGAGAGGTTATGCTTCACCTTCCAATGGAGGCAATAAATGGGAAAAAACACGAGAAAGAAATATCGGAAAAGATGAGCGCCGATGAGATAAAAAGGATTACAAAAGAGGCAATTGAGGCCATACCCTATTGTGTTGGTGTAAATAATCATAGGGGCTCAAAGGCAACAGCAAATAAAGAAATAATGGAGTCTGTCCTTTCAGTGGTTAAGGAGAAAAACCTCTATTTTGTAGATAGCCTTACAACCTCAAAGAGTATTGCCTATAAATTGGCAAGGAATATGGGAATTCCGTCAGGAAAAAGGGAGATATTTATAGATAATGATGACAACACAGATTGTGTTATTTCTTATCTTGACAAGCTAATAAATGTAGCAAGAAAAAATGGTTCTGCCATTGGGATTGGTCATATTACCAAACATTCAACCATTTCTGTTCTTAAAAACGAGCTTCCAAATTTTGAGAAAAATGGAATAGAGCTTGTTCCTGTATCAGCCCTTCTAAAACAAAATTCCCATTTTCCGCTACCTTACAATAGGAATTGA
- a CDS encoding HD domain-containing phosphohydrolase: protein MISLICIFIIIVLSFLLIVSYKKIAKEKNEEIKLSERLFFVEERLKEERHLREEFFHREFKESDFLAVNLEENYYKIILSMIFAKEASDFFTKGHSEKVGEYARKIAIELSLPRKEVQLIEKCALLHDVGRIGIPDFILNKPDSLNDEEFEIIKSHSIRSEYIASPISSIQNGLSYIRNHHERFNGTGYPDRIKQDEIPLGARIISVADAFSAMTAKRAYRKPLKPDAAIEELSKNAGKQHDPKVIQALLNVIAREKEELSHEEMVALSNE from the coding sequence ATGATTTCGCTTATTTGTATTTTTATAATTATTGTCCTCTCTTTTCTTCTTATTGTTTCTTATAAGAAGATAGCAAAGGAGAAAAACGAGGAAATCAAGCTGTCAGAAAGGCTTTTCTTTGTTGAGGAAAGGCTGAAAGAGGAAAGGCATTTAAGGGAAGAATTCTTTCATAGGGAATTCAAGGAGAGCGATTTTCTTGCCGTAAACCTTGAGGAAAACTACTATAAGATTATTTTGTCTATGATTTTTGCAAAAGAGGCATCTGATTTCTTTACAAAGGGACATTCAGAAAAGGTTGGAGAATATGCAAGAAAGATAGCAATTGAGCTTTCTCTCCCAAGAAAAGAGGTGCAATTGATAGAAAAATGTGCATTGCTTCATGATGTCGGAAGGATAGGGATTCCAGATTTTATATTGAACAAGCCAGATTCTTTAAATGACGAGGAATTTGAAATTATTAAGAGCCATAGCATAAGGAGCGAATACATTGCCTCTCCTATATCATCCATACAAAATGGGCTTTCCTATATCAGAAATCACCACGAAAGGTTTAACGGAACAGGCTATCCAGATAGGATAAAACAAGATGAAATACCCCTTGGTGCAAGGATAATTTCTGTTGCCGATGCATTCTCTGCAATGACAGCAAAAAGGGCTTACAGAAAGCCATTAAAGCCCGATGCAGCCATTGAGGAATTAAGTAAAAATGCAGGGAAGCAACACGACCCAAAGGTTATCCAGGCACTCCTTAATGTTATTGCAAGGGAGAAAGAGGAGCTTAGCCACGAAGAAATGGTTGCATTAAGTAACGAATGA
- a CDS encoding branched-chain amino acid transaminase translates to MEKTDKIWMDGEFVDWDNANIHILTHSLHYGVAIFEGIRCYKTDKGPAVFRLKNHIKRMFSGIHFCKMKVQYSQEDICKAICELIKINKLDAGYIRPIAYFSFKEMGLFPLNNPTKFAIAVWPWGTYLGEEGIKNGIRCKISSWVKMDSRIFPPQVKNSGNYANSILAKIEALDCGYNEAIQLNTQGFVAEGPGENIFLVKNGKLFTPSIASGSLYGITAQSVIKIANNLGIESERRDILRDELFSADELFFTGTAAEITPIRDVDGRTIGNGKRGEITEKIQDVFFKAVKGSLPQYHNWLTFVNP, encoded by the coding sequence ATGGAAAAAACGGATAAGATTTGGATGGATGGCGAGTTTGTGGATTGGGATAATGCAAACATTCATATCCTAACCCATTCTCTTCATTATGGGGTGGCAATATTTGAGGGCATAAGGTGCTATAAGACAGATAAAGGACCTGCTGTCTTTAGACTAAAAAACCATATAAAAAGGATGTTTTCTGGCATACATTTTTGTAAGATGAAGGTTCAATATAGTCAGGAGGACATTTGTAAGGCAATATGTGAGCTTATTAAAATAAACAAGCTTGATGCAGGGTACATAAGACCCATTGCCTATTTTTCATTTAAGGAGATGGGCCTTTTCCCATTGAATAACCCAACTAAATTTGCCATTGCAGTATGGCCCTGGGGAACATACCTTGGAGAGGAAGGAATAAAAAATGGGATAAGATGCAAGATTTCCTCGTGGGTAAAGATGGATTCAAGAATCTTTCCACCCCAGGTAAAAAACTCAGGAAACTATGCAAATTCAATTTTAGCAAAGATAGAGGCTTTGGATTGTGGATATAATGAGGCAATCCAGCTGAACACCCAGGGTTTTGTTGCAGAAGGACCAGGTGAAAATATCTTCCTTGTAAAGAATGGGAAATTATTTACACCATCTATAGCCTCTGGCTCTCTCTATGGCATTACAGCCCAATCTGTTATAAAAATAGCAAATAATTTGGGAATTGAGAGTGAAAGAAGGGATATTTTAAGGGATGAGCTTTTTTCAGCAGATGAGCTATTCTTCACAGGAACAGCCGCAGAGATTACACCCATAAGGGATGTGGATGGAAGGACAATAGGAAATGGCAAAAGGGGAGAGATAACAGAAAAGATTCAAGATGTATTTTTTAAGGCTGTTAAAGGAAGCCTTCCACAATACCACAATTGGCTCACCTTTGTCAATCCTTGA
- a CDS encoding histone deacetylase, giving the protein MKVIYSPHYYANIGRHVFPMEKYGLIIEKLLKNGLILKSDIIEPEIADLNSLLLVHTEEYIEKLKRGILSQHEEAILELPYSKELFKAFRYAAGGSILAGRQGLENGIGINVGGGFHHAFPDHGEGFCMLNDIAICVSVLKKEGKIKKPLIFDCDLHQGNGTARIFKQEASVFTYSIHQEKLYPLIKERSTIDVNLPNSTGDSEYLSIIQNDLNWIMDNFKPDFIVYVAGADPYCEDQLGSLSLTIDGLMRRDELVLEYSKNKKIPVGIVLAGGYAHKLEDTLLIHYNTIKKAIEIFS; this is encoded by the coding sequence ATGAAGGTTATCTATTCTCCGCATTACTATGCAAATATTGGACGCCATGTCTTTCCAATGGAAAAATATGGGTTAATTATTGAGAAGCTCCTTAAAAATGGCTTAATTCTAAAGAGTGATATTATCGAGCCAGAAATAGCAGACCTAAATTCCCTTCTCCTTGTGCATACAGAGGAATATATTGAGAAGCTAAAGAGGGGAATTCTTTCACAACATGAAGAGGCTATATTAGAGCTTCCATATTCAAAAGAGTTGTTCAAGGCATTTAGGTATGCAGCAGGAGGAAGTATTCTTGCAGGAAGGCAGGGGTTAGAAAATGGTATTGGAATAAATGTAGGTGGTGGATTTCATCATGCATTTCCTGACCATGGAGAAGGGTTTTGTATGTTAAATGATATTGCTATTTGTGTTTCAGTTTTAAAAAAGGAGGGAAAAATTAAAAAGCCCCTTATTTTTGATTGCGACCTCCATCAGGGAAATGGAACAGCCAGGATATTTAAACAGGAAGCTTCTGTTTTTACATATTCTATACATCAGGAAAAACTATATCCCTTGATAAAAGAAAGAAGCACAATTGATGTAAATCTTCCTAATTCAACAGGCGATAGCGAATATCTTTCAATAATACAAAATGACCTTAATTGGATAATGGATAATTTTAAGCCCGATTTTATCGTCTATGTAGCTGGAGCAGACCCATATTGTGAGGACCAGCTTGGTTCTTTAAGCCTTACAATAGATGGGCTAATGAGAAGGGATGAACTTGTATTGGAATATTCCAAAAATAAAAAAATTCCTGTGGGAATTGTTTTGGCGGGTGGATATGCACATAAGCTTGAAGATACGCTCTTAATTCATTATAATACTATAAAGAAAGCGATTGAAATATTCAGCTAA
- a CDS encoding TatD family hydrolase, with the protein MLIDTHCHLDDDVYENDREEIIRGFEGLIINCGTNLDTSRNSIELSKKYKNIYATAGLHPNYANCANPNFYEEFNKILGNNNVVAIGECGLDFYRNLLEKNIQEDAFRKLIKIANQRNLPLIIHSRDAMDDTIRIIKEEKVKLGVLHSFSGTKEDITRVLDLGLYISITGVITFKNSKLKEIVSYIPKNRIMFETDSPYLTPEPFRGKRNIPNYVRYVYEKYADACGIKFEEAIEINYNNAKRFFAFS; encoded by the coding sequence ATGTTAATAGATACCCATTGCCATTTGGATGATGATGTATATGAAAATGATAGGGAGGAAATTATTAGAGGTTTTGAGGGTCTAATCATAAATTGTGGAACAAACCTTGATACATCAAGAAATTCCATTGAGCTTTCAAAGAAATACAAGAATATTTACGCAACAGCAGGGCTACATCCCAATTATGCAAATTGTGCAAATCCTAATTTTTATGAAGAATTTAACAAAATTCTTGGTAACAATAATGTTGTTGCGATTGGTGAATGTGGCCTTGATTTTTACAGAAACCTTTTAGAAAAAAACATCCAAGAAGATGCATTTAGGAAGCTCATTAAGATTGCAAACCAAAGAAACCTTCCCCTTATTATTCACTCAAGGGATGCAATGGATGATACAATAAGGATTATAAAGGAAGAAAAGGTTAAATTGGGTGTTTTGCATTCATTTTCTGGGACAAAGGAAGACATTACAAGGGTTCTTGACCTAGGGTTATATATATCAATAACAGGGGTTATAACATTTAAGAATTCAAAGTTAAAAGAGATTGTTTCTTATATTCCAAAGAATAGGATTATGTTTGAGACGGATTCTCCGTACCTTACACCAGAGCCATTTAGAGGAAAGAGGAATATTCCAAATTATGTAAGATATGTTTATGAGAAATATGCTGATGCTTGCGGAATAAAATTTGAAGAAGCAATTGAAATAAATTATAATAATGCAAAAAGATTTTTTGCGTTTAGCTAA